The DNA segment GACGATGCCGACGGCCTCCGCGCACTCGCCGGGCGTGAAGTTGTCCAGCAGGATCAGGTCGGCGCCCGCGTCCACGACCTCGCGCAGCTGGTGCAGCGTGTCGACCTCGACCTCGATCGGCACCTCGGGGAAGGACTCCCGTACGGCCTTGAACGCCTCGGCGACGCCGCCCGCGGCGACCACGTGGTTGTCCTTGACGAGGGCCGCGTCCGACAGGGACATGCGGTGGTTGACGCCGCCGCCCGCGCGGACCGCGAACTTCTCCAGGGCGCGCAGGCCCGGGGTCGTCTTGCGGGTGTCGCGGACCTTGGCCTTGGTGCCCTCCAGGACGTCCGCCCAGGCGCGCGTGGCGGTCGCGATGCCGGACAGCCGGCACAGCAGGTTCAGCGCGCTGCGCTCGGCGGTGAGCAGGTCGCGGGTGCGGGTGGTGACGGACAGCAGCTTCTGCCCGGCCTCGACCCGGTCGCCGTCCTCCACGTGCCGTTCGACCTCGAACTCGTCCGTGCAGACCACGGAGAGCACGGCCTCGGCGACGCGCAGCCCGGCCACGACGCCCGCCTCGCGCGCGGTGAAGTCACCGGTGGCCACGGCCTCCTCGGAGATGGTCGCGACCGTGGTCACGTCCACCCCGCCGGCCAGGTCCTCCTGGATCGCCACGGTGGCGATGTCCTCGACCTCGATCGGGTCGAGCCCGTCCGCGGCCAGCAGCTCGGCGAGCACGGGGTCGAGCCCGCACTCCAGGTACTCCTCGTCGTGCTCCGCGCCGCAGCCGCAGCCGTCGCCGCAGCCGCCGGTCGTCACGAGGGGAAGGTCGTCGGTGCTCACGTCTGTCACTGCTCCTGTGGCGCTGGGTATGACCGGGTAGGGGGGAAGTCTGCGGTGTCGGTGGGGCGCACCGCCAGCGAACGGTCCGGATCGAGCGTGACGACGATATGGCGCCGCCAGTGGGCGTCGTCGCGCTCGGCGTGGTCCAGGCGCCAGTGGCAGCCGCGGGTCTCCTCGCGCAGCCGGGCGGCGGCGACCAGGACGCGGGCCACGCACAGGAGGTTGGTGGCCTCCCAGGTGTCCACGCCGGGCTCGGCGGTCTTGCCGTGCACGTCCAGGGCGTCCCGGGCGTCCGTGTGCAGCTTCTGGAGCTGCTCGGCGGCCCCGGCGAGGGACTCCGCGCCGCGCAGCACGCCCGCGCCCTCGGTCATGATCCGCTGGATGGCGAACCGGGACTCGGGGGCGAGCAGCGGGTGCGCCGGCCTGTCGGGGTACGGGACCGGCTCGGGCACCCGCGCGTGCAGCCCGTCCGCGGCGCGCTCGGCGGCGATGTCCGCGGCGATCCGCTCGGCGTAGACCAGGCCCTCCAGGAGGGAGTTGGAGGCGAGGCGGTTGGCGCCGTGCACGCCGGTGCAGGCGCACTCGCCGCTCGCGTACAGGCCCGGCACGGTGGTGCGGCCGTGGTCGTCGGTGCGCACACCCCCGGAGG comes from the Streptomyces sp. SUK 48 genome and includes:
- the nadC gene encoding carboxylating nicotinate-nucleotide diphosphorylase; its protein translation is MSTDDLPLVTTGGCGDGCGCGAEHDEEYLECGLDPVLAELLAADGLDPIEVEDIATVAIQEDLAGGVDVTTVATISEEAVATGDFTAREAGVVAGLRVAEAVLSVVCTDEFEVERHVEDGDRVEAGQKLLSVTTRTRDLLTAERSALNLLCRLSGIATATRAWADVLEGTKAKVRDTRKTTPGLRALEKFAVRAGGGVNHRMSLSDAALVKDNHVVAAGGVAEAFKAVRESFPEVPIEVEVDTLHQLREVVDAGADLILLDNFTPGECAEAVGIVGGRALLEASGRLTLATARGYADTGVDFLAVGALTHSSPILDIGLDLREAE